The Streptomyces noursei ATCC 11455 sequence ATCGCCTGCCGCAGCGCCACCGCGTGGGCGCCCAGCCCCGGCACCCGGTCCACCACGTCCATCACCAGCCGGAACCGGTCGAGGTCGTTGAGGACGACCATGTCGAACGGCGTGGTGGTGGTGCCCTGCTCCTTGTAGCCGCGGACGTGCAGGTGCCGGTGGCCGGTCCGGCGGTAGCAGAGCCGGTGGATCAGCCAGGGGTAGCCGTGATAGGCGAAGATGATCGGTTTGTCGGGGGTGAACAGGGCGTCGAACTCGGAGTCCGGCATCCCGTGCGGATGGACGTCGGCCGGCAGCAACCGGGTCATGTCGACGACGTTGACCACCCGCACGGCCAGCTCCGGCAGATGGCGGCGCAGCAGGTCGGCGGCGGCCAGCGTCTCCTGCGTCGGGACGTCCCCGGCGCAGGCCAGCACCACGTCCGGGGGCGAGGCGTCCGTGCTGCGCGCGGGGGCGAGACCGCGCGCGAGCCCGCCGTTCTCGGTGCCCGCCCACTCCCAGACGCCGGCGCCGCGGGCGCAGTGCACCCGGGCCTGGTCGAGGGTGAGCCAGTCGAAGCAGGGCTGCTTGCCGGCCACGATCACATTGACGTGGTCGCGGCTGCGCAGCGCGTGGTCGGCCACCACCAGCAGGGTGTTGGCGTCCGGCGGCAGATAGACCCGGACGACCTCGGGGCTCTTGTTGAGGACGTGGTCGACGAAGCCGGGGTCCTGGTGGGAGAAGCCGTTGTGGTCCTGCCGCCAGACGTGCGAGGTGAGGAGGTAGTTCAGGGAGGCGACGGGCCGCCGCCAGGGCAGCCGGCGCGCCGTCCGCAGCCACTTGACGTGCTGGTTGACCATCGAGTCGACGATGTGCGCGAACGCCTCGTAGCTGGAGAACAACCCGTGCCGCCCGGTGAGCAGATAGCCCTCCAGCCAGCCCTGGCAGAGGTGTTCGGAGAGCACCTCCATCACCCGGCCGTCGCGCGCGAGGTGCTCGTCGGTGGGGAGCGTGGCCGCCTGCCACGCCTTGCCGGTGGCGCCGTAGACGGCGTCCAGCCGGTTCGAGGCGGTCTCGTCCGGGCCGACGAGCCGGAAGTCGCGGCGCCCGGCGGTCGCCGCCATGACGTCGGCCAACAGGGTGCCGAGCACCCGGGTCGGCTCGTGCAGCGCGGTGCCGGGCTTGGCCACCTCGACCGCGTGCCGTTCCAGCGGCGGCAGCGGCAGCTCGCGCAGCAGCAGGCCGCCGTTGGCGTGCGGGGAGGCGCCCAGCCGGCGCCGGCCCTCGGGCAGGCACGCCAGCACCGCCGGCCGGGGCCGCCCCGCCTCGTCGAACAGTTCCTCCGGCCGGTACGAGCGCAGCCACTGCTCCAGTTGGTGCCGGTGGTCGGCGTGGTCGCGCACCCCGGCCAGCGGGACCTGATGGGCGCGCCAGGTGCCCTCCACGGGCTGCCCGTCCACCTCCCGCGGACCGGTCCAGCCCTTGGGCGTGCGCAGCACGATCGCCGGCCACCGGGGGCGCCCGGCGTCGCCGTCCGCGCGGGCCCGCCGCTGGATCGCCGCGATCCGGTCCAGCGCCCGGTCCAGGGCGGCGGCCATCGCCTGGTGCACCGCGGCCGGGTCGTCGCCGGTGACGTGCAGCGGGTCGTGGCCGTAGCCGCGCAGCAGGGCGTCCAACTCGTCCTCGGGGATGCGGGCCAGCACCGTCGGATTGGCGATCTTGTAGCCGTTGAGGTGCAGGATCGGCAGCACCGCGCCGTCGTGCACCGGGTCCAGGAACTTGGTGGCGTGCCAGGACGCGGCGAGCGGTCCGGTCTCGGCCTCGCCGTCGCCGATCACGCAGGCGACCAGCAGTTCCGGGTTGTCGAAGGCCGCGCCGTAGGCATGGGTGAGGGAGTAGCCCAGTTCGCCGCCCTCGTGGATGGAGCCCGGGGTCTCGGGCGCGACATGGCTCGGCACCCCGCCGGGGAACGAGAACTGCCGGAACAGCCGCGCCATCCCCGCCGCGTCCCGGGTGACGTCCGGGTACGTCTCGGTGTACGTCCCGTCCAGCCAGGAGTTGGCCAGGACCGCCGGCCCGCCGTGCCCCGGCCCCCAGACGCACAGTGCGTCCAGTTCCCGGGCCTTGATCACCCGGTTGAGGTGGGTGTGCACCAGGTTCAGACCGGGGGAGGTGCCCCAGTGGCCCAGCAGCCGGGGTTTGATGTGCTCCGGGCGCAGTTGCTCGGACAGCAGCGGGTTGGCCATCAGGTAGATCTGCCCGGCGGAGAGGTAGTTGGCGGCCCGCCAGTGCGCGTCGAGGGCGTTCAGCTCCCTCGGGTCGAGCGGGGCGGCGGGGTCGGCCGCGCCGGCCGCCGAGGGCGGCGGCGCGGTGGTCGTCGGGTTTCCGGGGTGTCCCACGCTCGGCTCCTCGGTTCGCGCGGTGCGTGCGGCGGCTCGGCCCGGCGCGTCGGCTGCGTGCCCTATCGGTTGCGTCGTTCGACGGTCCGGGGCGCCGCCCGGTCCGTCGCGAGGTACTGCTCCGCCTCGATGATCGCCTCGTGGACGGTGCGCCGGCCCATCAGCACGCACAGCGTGTACGCGAGGTCCTCCAGCCGACGCCGGGCCACCGGGTCGTGCGGGTCGGCGAGCACCACCCGCTCCCAGACGCGGTAGCGCCGCAGCAGCGAGGCGAGTACGGACTTGTCCGGCAGCAGCATGCCGTCTTCTTCTCCCGACATCGGCCCGGCGTGCGTGCCCGGGGCGGCTGGCGGGCGCGTCGAAGGTGCGCCCGGACCGGAGTGGCTCCCACCTTGCGCCGGGCGGGCGGTCGCTGCAACCGGACGGGCCCACCGCCGGCCGCCCGGCCTCAGTCGGGCGGCTCGGGCGCCGGGTCCTCGCCGGGGCGGGCGCCGGGCGGCTCCTCGGGGGCCGTACGGGGGTCCTCCGCGGGCTCCTCGGCCGGCTCGGGCGTCCCCGGGTCGTGCGGCACCGGCCGCGGTCCACTGGGCACGGGCCCCGGCCCGTCACCCGTCGTTGCCCTGCTCATGCTGGTGGTACTCGCTCCTGGGTGGTTCCATCGTGCGCCGGTCCGCCGCCCGCCGCCCTTTCACGGAATCCGCCCGCCTCGGCACCGACCCGTTGATATGTTCACGTCATGGATGAGCGTGCGTGCGACGGCAGTGCCGGCGATGTGGACTACGGCGCCGTGGGCGGGGGCTACGCCGAGCACCGCCGCCCCGACCCGCGGATCGCCGCCCGGATCGACCGGGCCCTGGGCACCGCGCGCACGGTGGTGAACGTCGGCGCCGGCGCCGGCTCCTACGAAGCGACCTCCCGCGAGGTCACCGCCGTCGAGCCGTCCGCGGCGATGCGCGCCCAGCGGCCGCCCCGCCTCGCCCCGGCGGTCGACGCGGTAGCCGAACAACTCCCGTTCGCCGACGACTCCTTCGACGCCGCGATGACCACCTTCAGCGTCCACCAGTGGAGCGACCCGGCGGCCGGGCTGCGCGAGCTGCGCCGGGTGGCCCGCGGCCCGGTCGTCGTGCTGACCTGCGACCCGCGGCGGGTCCGGGACTTCTGGCTGTACGCCTACTGCCCCGAGGTCCTGGACACCGAGGCCCGCCGCTACCCCGGGATCGACGCGCTGGCGTCCGCCCTCGGCGGCACCGTCGCCGTCGAGCCGGTCCCGATCCCCCTGGACTGCTCCGACGGCTTCAACGAGGCGTACTACGGGCGCCCCGAGCGCCTCCTGGACCCCGGCGCCCGCCGGGCGTGCTCCGCCTGGAGCTTCGTCGACGAGCCGGCCCGCACCCGCTTCGCCGACGCGCTCCGCCGCGACCTGGCCGACGGCACCTGGGACGCCCGCCACGGCGCCCTGCGCGAACAACGCTTCCTGGAGGGTTCGTTGGTCCTGCTCAGGGCCCTCCCGGACTGACCCGCGCGGGCCCGCCGGCCGGCACCGATCGCACTTTCGGGGCGGCTGTGCTCCTCTGGTAGCGAGGACGGTCCCGGTGCGGGCGTCGGACCGCGGGCCGAGGAGCACCGAGGAGCGCCGCGCCATGCCCCCCACCACCTTCCGCATCGCGATCATCGGGGCCGGCCCCGGCGGGCTGGTCTGCGCCCGGGTGCTCCAGCGGTACGGGGTCCCGGTGACGGTCTTCGAGCGGGCCCTCGGCCCGGTGGGCGTCGCGCCCGGCGGCCCCCTGGAGCTGCGGCCGGCGACCGGGCAGGCGGCGCTGCGCGTGGCCGGGCTGGAGCGGGAGTTCCGCGCCGCGGCCCGGCCCGTCGGCCAGGAGTTCCGGCTGCTCGACCACACCGGCGCGGTGCTCCACCGGGACCTGCCCGAACCCGGCGCGCCCGCCGAGCGCCCGGAGATCGGCCGGCGCGAGCTGTGCCGGCTGCTGGTGGACTCGCTCGCCCCCGGCACGGTCCGCTGGGGCTCCTACCTGCGGACGCTGCACCCGCGCGGCGGCGGCCGGCACCAGGCGGTCTTCGACGACGGCGGGTCGGCCACCTTCGACCTGGTCGTCGGCGCCGACGGGACGTGGTCCCGGGTCCGCCCGCTGCTGTCCGAGGCGACCCCGCACTACTCCGGCGTGACCTTCGTCGAGACCGGCCTCGACGACGTCGACGCCCGCCACCCGGCGCTCGCCCGGCTGGTCGGCCGCGGCACGATGATGGCGCTGTCCGGAGGGAAGGGGCTGATCGCCCGGCGCGACGGCCGCGGCCGGGTCCGGGTCTACGCGGCCCTCCGCGGCTCCGAGGACTGGGCGCGGGAGGCCGGGGTGAACACCGCGGACCCCGAGGCGGTCCGCGGCGCGCTGCTGACCGCGTTCGCCGGGTGGCACGACCGACTGCTGGCGCTGCTGCGGGACGGCGACGAGGGGTTCGCCAACCGCCCGCTGTTCGCGCTGCCGGTGCCGCACACCTGGCCGCACACCCCGGGCCTGACGCTGCTGGGCGACGCCGCGCACCTGATGACCCCGCTCGCCGGTCCGGGCGCGGACCTGGCCCTCCAGGACGGCTGCGAGCTCGCCCAGCACCTCGCCGAGGCGCACACCTGGCAGACCGATCCGGACCGTGCGGTGCGGGTGTACGAGGCGGCGCTCTTCCCCCGCTCGACCGCGGCCGCGGAGGGGGCCGCCCGCGGCCTGGAGGCCGCCCTCGCGCCGGACGCCCCGCGCCGCGCGCACCACCTGCTCCGCCGCCGGCACCTGCACCCGCACCGCCCCTGACCCGGCCGCGTCGTGCCGGCTTGCGGGCCCGCACCGCCCGTCGGACGATCGGCAGCGGAGGGACGCCGGGGGCGGCGCGTCCGCGCGCTCCGCCCGTCCGGCCCGTGGCACCGAGGGACGGAGCAGCGCGTGAAGATCACCGAGATCACGCCGGGCGCGCCCTGCTGGGTCGAGCTGGGCACCTCGGACCTGGCCGCGGCCGCGGTCTACTACCGCGAGGTCTTCGGCTGGCACGCCGAGACCGACCGGCGGGCGGCGGCCGGCGGCTACACGCTCTTCTCGGTGGGCGACGCCCGGGTCGCCGCGGCGACCCCGCTGTACGCGCCGGGCCAGCCGACCGCCTGGACCGTCACCTTCGCAACCGGCGACGCCGAGGCGCTGGCCGCGGCCGCGACCGAGGCCGGCGGCAGCGTGCTGGTGGGTCCGCGGGACGTCTTCGACCTGGGCCGGTTCGCGGTGCTGGCCGATCCGGCGGGCGCGGCCTTCGCGGTCTGGCAGGCCCGCGGCTTCACCGGCGCCGAGCTGCTGAACGCGCCCGGCGCGCTCGGCTGGGTCGAACTCGCCACCGGCGACCCCGAGTCCGCGGTGGCGTTCTACTCCCGGGTCCTCGGATGGACCGTCAGGGCCCATGGCACGTACACCCAGTGGGGGATCGGCGGCGCCGACTTCGGGGGGATGAGCACCGTGGAGGCGCGCGACCGGGAGGACGTCCGGCCGCACTGGTTGCCGTACTTCGCGGTCGAGTCGGTCGACGGGACCGAGGCGCGGGCCGCCGAGTCCGGGGGGATGGTGCTGATGGCGCCGACGGACGTCCCGGACGGGCCGCGGATCGCGGTGGTGCGGGATCCGCAGGGCGCCGTCTTCGGGATCCACCAGGCGGGTACGGAGGGCTGACCGCGCGCACCGGCGCGCCGGGGGGCGAGTGAATTCCTTCGGCCGACGGGCCCATACGACGTCACACGGTCGGCCGCGTGGTCGTCGTTTCACCACACTGTTTGGGATGTTTGCGCGTAATGTCCGCAACGCACCGATGGGTGGCACTGCGCGGCAACGCATCGCGCGTCGAGAACAGGAGACCCCTATGTCCACGACCGACGTCCTCGTGGCCCGAGGCAAGAAGCTCGCAGCCGGCGCGGGCGCACTGACCACGGCCGTCGCCCTGGGGGCGACGCTGTTCGCAGCGACTCCGGCCCAGGCGACGCCCCACCCCCTGCCCAGTCCCCAATCGCAGCCCTTTCCCCAGGAGCTGACCGGCCCGGACTACACGTACGGCACCGTCACCGCCGGCCGCGGGATGAACGAGCGCGAGTACCCCAGCACCGACTCCGCGTCCCGCGGCTACCTCCGCAACGGCGCCCGGGTCTACCTGGTCTGCAAGGTCCGCGCCCAGAACATCCGCGGCAACGAGGTCTGGTACCTGGTCCGAGGCACCCGGCGGACCTGGATCGCGGCCAAGCACGTGACGAACACCGGCGCCGTCAAGTACTGCAACGACGGGCGCCGCGACCGCGTCCAGTCGAACGAGGCCGCCAGGCACGCCGGCTGAGGCCGCCCCGCGCGGCGGGCTCCGGAACGGGCCCGGCCCGGCACCCCTCCGGGTGTCGCGCCGGGCCCGGTGTGCGCCCGCGTCCGACCGGTCACCGCCCTTCCGTATTACTGGAACGCGTTCTACTGTGCCCCCGACCCCGGAATCCGACGGGCCGTCAGCACCCGGACGGCCACCGGGCGACGGGACGAGTGGACCGGACGACTGGTGGAGGGGCCGTGCACCTGGACTACACCCCGGAACAGCAGCGACTGCGCGCCGAACTGCGCACGTACTTCGGCGAACTGGTACCGGACAACGCCTACGCCCGGTACGCCGACCCGGCCGCCCAGAAGCGCTTCTACCGCGCCACGGTGCGCCGGCTCGGCTCCGACGGCTGGCTGGGCGTCGGCTGGCCCAGGGAGTACGGCGGGCGCGGGATGACGCCCATGGAGCAGTTCATCTTCTTCGACGAGGCGGCCCAGGCCGGGGTGCCGCTGCCGCTGATGGCGCTGAACACCGTCGGCCCCACCCTCATGCGGTTCGGGACCGAGGAGCAGAAGGCGTACTTCCTGCCCCGGATCCTCTCCGGCGAGATCGACTTCGCCATCGGCTACAGCGAACCCGACGCCGGCACCGACCTGGCCGCCCTGAAGACCCGCGCGGTGCGCGAGGGCGACGAGGAGACCGGCCACTACGTCGTCGACGGCCAGAAGATCTGGACCACTAACGGGGACACCGCCGACTGGGTCTGGCTCGCCGTCCGCACCGACCCGGACGCCCCGCCCCACAAGGGCATCACCATGCTCCTGGTCCCCACCAGCGACCCCGGCTACTCCTGCACCCTGATCAACACCCTCGCCTCGCACGACACCACCGCCAGCTACTACGAGAACATCACCGTCCCCGCCACCCGCCGGGTCGGCCAGGAGAACAAGGGCTGGCGGATCATCACCAACCAGCTCAACCACGAGCGGGTCACCCTCGCCGCCCACGGCACCATGGCCATCCGCGCCCTCCACGACGTCCAGCGCTGGGCGGCCGGCACCAAGCTCGCCGACGGCCGCCGGGTCATCGACCTGGGCTGGGTACGCGGGCGACTGGCCCGCACCCACACCCGACTGGAGGCCATGAAGCTGCTGAACTGGCGGATGGTCGACGCGCTCCAGCAGGGCACGCTGACCCCCCAGGACGCCTCCGCGGTCAAGGTCTACGGCTCCGAGGCCCGCCGGGACGCCTACGCCTGGCTGATGGAGGTGGCCGGCGCGGCCGGAGCGCTGACCGAGGGCTCGGCGGGCGCGGTGCTCCACGGCGAACTGGAACGCGGCTACCGCTCCGCGGTCATCTTCACGTTCGGCGGCGGCAACAACGAGATCCAGCGCGAGATCATCTCGTGGATCGGCCTCGGCATGCCCCGGGTGCGGCGCTGACCGGCCGGCGGGCGGCGCGGTGACGGCCGGCGACCCCGGGCTCTTCGGGCCCCGCTCGGTGACCTGGCAGCTGCATGCCGACCCGATGATGTGGATCGCCGGCGTCCGGGCCCTCTACCTCCAGGCGCTGCACCCGCGCGCGGTGCGCGGTGTGCGGCAGAACTCGGCGGCCTTCCGGATGGACGACCGGGGCCGGCGCGATGCCTGGGGCCGACTGATGCGCACCGCCGACTTCGTCGGCACCCTCACCTACGGCACCACCGACGCCGCCGAACGGGCCGGTGCCGCGGTCCGCGGTCTGCACCGCCGACTGACCGCCACCGACCCGGCCACCGGCGAGCGCTACCGGATCGACGAACCGGAACTGCTGCGGTGGGTGCACTGCGCCGAGGTGGACTCCTACCTCCAGGTGCTGCGCCGCTCCGGTCACCCGCTCACCGACCGGCAGGCCGACCGCTACCTCGCCGAACAGCGCACCGGCGCCCGGCTCGTCGGCCTGGACCCGGACACCGTCCCCGGCGACCGGGCCGCGCTCGCCGCCTACTTCGCCCGGACCCGCCCCGAGCTCGCGCTCACCCCCGAAGCCCGCCAGGTCGACGCCTTCCTGCGGCGCCCGCCGGTGCCGCCCGCACTCGTCCCGGCCCGCGAGCTGCTCTGGCGGCCGGTGGCCGAGCTCGCGTACGCGGCGCTGCCGGGCCACGCGCAGCGGCTCTACGGTCGGCCGGCACCCCCGCCCGCCGTCGCCACCCGCCGGCTGCGCACCACCGGCCGGCTGCTGCGCGCGGTACCGGCCACGGTCCGCTGGCAGCTGCCGCCGCGGCACGTCCTGCGGGCGGTGGCCCGGCTCGGCCCCGGCGCGCGGCCGGGTCCCTTCAAGCTCCTGGACTCCGCCGCCATACTGGACGGGCACGACACACAGGGGGATCCACGCGGCTGAACGCGGGAGCGGGGGCGGCGACAGGGATGGCGGAGCACAGGCTGATCCAGGGGCGGTACCGGCTGCTCGACACCATCGGGCGCGGCGGCATGGGGGAGGTGTGGCGGGCCCGCGACGAGGCGCTGGGCCGGCTGGTCGCCGTCAAGTGCCTCAAGCCGATGGGGCAGCGCCAGGAGCCCGGATTCCTACGGGTGTTGCGGGAGCGCTTCCGGCGCGAGGCCCGGGTCGCGGCCGCACTGCAGCACCGCGGGATCACCGTCGTGCACGACTTCGGCGAGGACGACGGCATCCTCTTCATCGTCATGGAGCTGCTGAACGGCCGTAACCTCAGTCAGCTGTTGGACGACAACCGGCGCCAGCCGCTGCCCGTCCCGGACGTCATCGAGGTCGCCGAGCAGATCGCCGCCGCCCTCGCCTACACCCACGAACAGGCCGTGGTGCACCGCGACCTGAAACCGGCCAACATCGTCCGGACCACCGACGGCACGGTCAAGATCTGCGACTTCGGCATCGCCCGGCTCGGCCACGACATCGGCTTCACCGCCCGGCTCACCGGCACCGGCGTCGCCATGGGCAGCCCGCACTACATGTCGCCCGAGCAGATCGGCGGCGGCACCGTCGACCACCGCAGCGACCTGTACTCCCTCGGGTGCGTGCTGTACGAGATCGCCACCGGCGCCCCGCCGTTCGCCCAGGGCGACGCCTGGGCGGTGCTGGTCGGCCACCGCGACACGCCCCCGGAACCGCCGCGCGCGGTCCGCCCCGATCTGCCCGAGGCGTACGAGCGGATCGTCCTCGACCTGCTCGCCAAGGACCCGGACGAGCGCCCGCGGGACGCCGACGAGCTCGCCAAGCGGCTGGCGGACGCCCGCCACCGGCGCCCCCCGCGCGGCGCCGGCCCCGCGCCGG is a genomic window containing:
- a CDS encoding phosphoketolase family protein; protein product: MGHPGNPTTTAPPPSAAGAADPAAPLDPRELNALDAHWRAANYLSAGQIYLMANPLLSEQLRPEHIKPRLLGHWGTSPGLNLVHTHLNRVIKARELDALCVWGPGHGGPAVLANSWLDGTYTETYPDVTRDAAGMARLFRQFSFPGGVPSHVAPETPGSIHEGGELGYSLTHAYGAAFDNPELLVACVIGDGEAETGPLAASWHATKFLDPVHDGAVLPILHLNGYKIANPTVLARIPEDELDALLRGYGHDPLHVTGDDPAAVHQAMAAALDRALDRIAAIQRRARADGDAGRPRWPAIVLRTPKGWTGPREVDGQPVEGTWRAHQVPLAGVRDHADHRHQLEQWLRSYRPEELFDEAGRPRPAVLACLPEGRRRLGASPHANGGLLLRELPLPPLERHAVEVAKPGTALHEPTRVLGTLLADVMAATAGRRDFRLVGPDETASNRLDAVYGATGKAWQAATLPTDEHLARDGRVMEVLSEHLCQGWLEGYLLTGRHGLFSSYEAFAHIVDSMVNQHVKWLRTARRLPWRRPVASLNYLLTSHVWRQDHNGFSHQDPGFVDHVLNKSPEVVRVYLPPDANTLLVVADHALRSRDHVNVIVAGKQPCFDWLTLDQARVHCARGAGVWEWAGTENGGLARGLAPARSTDASPPDVVLACAGDVPTQETLAAADLLRRHLPELAVRVVNVVDMTRLLPADVHPHGMPDSEFDALFTPDKPIIFAYHGYPWLIHRLCYRRTGHRHLHVRGYKEQGTTTTPFDMVVLNDLDRFRLVMDVVDRVPGLGAHAVALRQAMADVRTRHHAWIREHGTDLPDVAEWTWTG
- a CDS encoding DUF5133 domain-containing protein → MSGEEDGMLLPDKSVLASLLRRYRVWERVVLADPHDPVARRRLEDLAYTLCVLMGRRTVHEAIIEAEQYLATDRAAPRTVERRNR
- a CDS encoding class I SAM-dependent methyltransferase, whose translation is MDERACDGSAGDVDYGAVGGGYAEHRRPDPRIAARIDRALGTARTVVNVGAGAGSYEATSREVTAVEPSAAMRAQRPPRLAPAVDAVAEQLPFADDSFDAAMTTFSVHQWSDPAAGLRELRRVARGPVVVLTCDPRRVRDFWLYAYCPEVLDTEARRYPGIDALASALGGTVAVEPVPIPLDCSDGFNEAYYGRPERLLDPGARRACSAWSFVDEPARTRFADALRRDLADGTWDARHGALREQRFLEGSLVLLRALPD
- a CDS encoding FAD-dependent oxidoreductase; translation: MPPTTFRIAIIGAGPGGLVCARVLQRYGVPVTVFERALGPVGVAPGGPLELRPATGQAALRVAGLEREFRAAARPVGQEFRLLDHTGAVLHRDLPEPGAPAERPEIGRRELCRLLVDSLAPGTVRWGSYLRTLHPRGGGRHQAVFDDGGSATFDLVVGADGTWSRVRPLLSEATPHYSGVTFVETGLDDVDARHPALARLVGRGTMMALSGGKGLIARRDGRGRVRVYAALRGSEDWAREAGVNTADPEAVRGALLTAFAGWHDRLLALLRDGDEGFANRPLFALPVPHTWPHTPGLTLLGDAAHLMTPLAGPGADLALQDGCELAQHLAEAHTWQTDPDRAVRVYEAALFPRSTAAAEGAARGLEAALAPDAPRRAHHLLRRRHLHPHRP
- a CDS encoding VOC family protein, producing MKITEITPGAPCWVELGTSDLAAAAVYYREVFGWHAETDRRAAAGGYTLFSVGDARVAAATPLYAPGQPTAWTVTFATGDAEALAAAATEAGGSVLVGPRDVFDLGRFAVLADPAGAAFAVWQARGFTGAELLNAPGALGWVELATGDPESAVAFYSRVLGWTVRAHGTYTQWGIGGADFGGMSTVEARDREDVRPHWLPYFAVESVDGTEARAAESGGMVLMAPTDVPDGPRIAVVRDPQGAVFGIHQAGTEG
- a CDS encoding acyl-CoA dehydrogenase family protein, with the translated sequence MHLDYTPEQQRLRAELRTYFGELVPDNAYARYADPAAQKRFYRATVRRLGSDGWLGVGWPREYGGRGMTPMEQFIFFDEAAQAGVPLPLMALNTVGPTLMRFGTEEQKAYFLPRILSGEIDFAIGYSEPDAGTDLAALKTRAVREGDEETGHYVVDGQKIWTTNGDTADWVWLAVRTDPDAPPHKGITMLLVPTSDPGYSCTLINTLASHDTTASYYENITVPATRRVGQENKGWRIITNQLNHERVTLAAHGTMAIRALHDVQRWAAGTKLADGRRVIDLGWVRGRLARTHTRLEAMKLLNWRMVDALQQGTLTPQDASAVKVYGSEARRDAYAWLMEVAGAAGALTEGSAGAVLHGELERGYRSAVIFTFGGGNNEIQREIISWIGLGMPRVRR
- a CDS encoding oxygenase MpaB family protein, coding for MTAGDPGLFGPRSVTWQLHADPMMWIAGVRALYLQALHPRAVRGVRQNSAAFRMDDRGRRDAWGRLMRTADFVGTLTYGTTDAAERAGAAVRGLHRRLTATDPATGERYRIDEPELLRWVHCAEVDSYLQVLRRSGHPLTDRQADRYLAEQRTGARLVGLDPDTVPGDRAALAAYFARTRPELALTPEARQVDAFLRRPPVPPALVPARELLWRPVAELAYAALPGHAQRLYGRPAPPPAVATRRLRTTGRLLRAVPATVRWQLPPRHVLRAVARLGPGARPGPFKLLDSAAILDGHDTQGDPRG